A portion of the Limanda limanda chromosome 3, fLimLim1.1, whole genome shotgun sequence genome contains these proteins:
- the LOC132998070 gene encoding up-regulator of cell proliferation-like yields MSAVNKEEGALTALLNFLVKLGLKDFYPNKLNLRSLFEINKNSIEEKTVLSLEEIPWCFLRKLFKINAECRSSIQSSIRPEENIEEDNDLSDEDLYTADDSRDDEVNPLDLIVALFHCADSSLQQEMALKMSMCQFSLPLLLPRGHKSQCTLMLWALRDIVKEWRPHEMSESRGFVEDNIVQANIPFFSFVRLKNSSLSKSQILNHVLSSGQQNCNIFIHRDVEGGGVKREIVNGLVEVCWYLPSGGEQLEIFSEPTAFANLRGDICESLTQFNFLFQVSTATFLFLDSVEESEQRILSSLQDVKSKLFLVFNRKGGNASEEMMSVKRLVDELGLPKNRLKVKDRRLNVAEFSKRLCEVIKASLSDAKDTMSIVDMVEKAVELGLSVDESKTDEQRKAAEEIMDDIGVRSIPHYKKLNLTLQGANWKRLSKLEKEECRLKTSGDSGLEDYKCKLQEEKTKIRQEQQNSDVSKGMKTFIKCLSTSDKEKRDVFLKWMKLKFNTHSRVELSVLRHKFKVQCKKKDVKLIAELDQALVDSSLGTEHYMREMGLIYEFSTSSSTTADEISQLPGLAAEMLLDGYPLELLDGDASNVPERWVTDVLTELHKKVGQRSRLLVLTVLGVQSTGKSTLLNTMFGVQFPVSSGRCTRGAFMLFLKVGEDLKSELNCDFIVLIDTEGLKSPDLAQLEDSYEHDNQLATFVIGLSDATIINIAMENSAEMKDVLQITVHAFLRMKEMDDRKKPVCHFVHQNVSSVSAHDKNMTERKHLLDQLNEMTQIAAEMEKKPSIKEFTDVLDYDMDKNNWNIPRLWHGTPPMAPVNTGYSEAVADFKKNLLQTVKKNPCNEVLQIPEFLEWMKSLWRAVKYENFLFSFRNHRVAHAYDNLCTEFNQWEWEFRKEILTWQTQAEVEILNADNESEVETWNRLVGGKKSEVSDKITDQQTKMTGKLSDYYKMKDKRAHLIEKYKEDFLNSVKGLGDEIKHSVWANLDCILELKLSLKKVQDIQREYRGVIEQKVMKLLGDCDASTLTEEELTQEFEKMWAEATGNVSGLEERDIAACVLKQLRKDFCNQNVNEALQKATDLKEMGTGPFKTRPDHVDTLMQKHQHLLEGDLQSVADRIIDSCTRFVRDKVKTDGDYQDSFTKDLLKQIDESLKQGNNHHKTNMQFEIDLKLHICGIASREFVNMHKRFLSDNNPHTQLEKYKTQYLSDFLDLYKNHCQRKAKDFVQSCIKPAVKQFICGSLGVNIVDHILTSSHSAEYSSRTIFQYNIQEELLLQEDFESFVSYIANYEIYVKDWIFEQILQKMSEDKTLCKLRNNNLQVIYKKISEAIDQAAIGEDGAPLPDNKESITKLISNMRKHLMKDISLSVEAEKNTLFQIQSSCDSFIKCLKISMKELKDQLEEEFSNSDDITETLNKLPIKPQDQLFKRVIGCGRQCPFCYAPCEADGKEHTQHHAAIHRPQGLGNISYESNKKLVDSLCTTEVHSDRSFRNSDTKGEWHPYKDYNKYYPDWIIPPDRTIEVSNYWKYVLVKYNDRFAEKYKAEPADVPEAWRKLTKEQALKGLNDAFNMK; encoded by the coding sequence CCCTGTTGAACTTTCTTGTCAAACTTGGACTGAAGGACTTTTATCCCAACAAGCTCAATCTACGGTCTCTCTTTGAGATCAACAAAAACAGTATTGaggaaaaaactgttttatcGCTGGAGGAAATACCATGGTGTTTCCTCAGAAAACTGTTCAAAATAAACGCAGAATGCAGGAGCTCAATACAATCATCAATCAGGCCAGAGGAAAACATTGAGGAAGACAATGATCTCTCTGATGAAGACCTTTACACGGCTGATGACTCTAGAGACGATGAGGTTAACCCCCTCGACCTCATAGTCGCTCTCTTCCATTGCGCTGACAGCTCCCTGCAGCAGGAAATGGCCCTCAAGATGTCAATGTGCCAGTTTTCTCTTCCACTGCTGTTGCCCCGCGGCCACAAGAGTCAGTGTACCCTGATGCTGTGGGCTCTGAGAGACATCGTCAAAGAGTGGCGTCCACATGAAATGTCTGAATCAAGAGGGTTTGTTGAAGACAACATTGTCCAAGCAAATATACCATTCTTCTCCTTTGTGAGGCTGAAGAACAGTAGTTTATCCAAGTCCCAGATTTTGAATCATGTCCTCAGCAGTGGGCAACAGAACTGCAACATCTTCATACACAGAGatgtggaaggggggggggtcaaaagAGAAATTGTGAATGGTCTTGTTGAGGTTTGCTGGTACCTTCCCTCTGGCGGGGAACAACTTGAAATTTTTTCTGAGCCTACTGCATTTGCAAATTTGCGAGGGGACATCTGTGAATCACTCACACAATTCAACTTTCTCTTTCAAGTATCAACAGCTACCTTTTTGTTTCTGGACAGCGTTGAAGAAAGTGAGCAAAGGATTCTATCTTCTCTTCAAGATGTGAAATCCAAACTCTTCTTAGTCTTCAATCGAAAGGGAGGGAATGCCAGTGAGGAAATGATGTCTGTGAAGAGATTGGTGGATGAATTAGGTTTACCAAAGAACAGACTGAAGGTCAAAGACCGGAGGCTAAATGTGGCAGAGTTCTCAAAGAGACTTTGTGAGGTCATCAAAGCTTCCCTGTCAGATGCGAAAGACACCATGAGCATTGTAGATATGGTTGAAAAAGCTGTTGAACTTGGTCTGTCTGTGGACGAAAGCAAAACTGACgaacagagaaaagcagctgaggagatcATGGACGACATTGGAGTGCGAAGTATACCACactataaaaaactaaatcttaCTTTGCAAGGAGCGAACTGGAAGAGGTTGTCAAAGTTAGAAAAGGAAGAGTGTAGACTGAAGACATCAGGTGATTCTGGCCTTGAGGACTATAAATGTAAACTTCaggaagaaaaaactaaaatccgACAGGAGCAACAAAATTCTGACGTATCCAAAGGAATGAAGACTTTCATCAAGTGCTTATCTACAagtgacaaagaaaaaagagatgtTTTCCTGAAGTGGATGAAACTGAAGTTTAATACACATTCACGAGTCGAACTCTCTGTGTTACGTCACAAATTCAAAGTGCAATGCAAGAAGAAAGACGTCAAACTCATAGCAGAGTTAGACCAAGCTTTGGTGGATAGCTCTTTAGGAACAGAGCATTACATGAGAGAGATGGGACTGATCTACGAGTTCTCAACCAGCAGCTCAACAACAGCTGATGAAATATCCCAGCTCCCTGGTTTGGCAGCTGAAATGCTGTTGGATGGATATCCTTTAGAGCTTTTGGACGGAGATGCCTCCAACGTCCCAGAGAGATGGGTGACAGACGTACTGACGGAGCTTCACAAGAAGGTTGGACAGAGGAGCAGACTGTTGGTACTGACTGTGTTGGGTGTTCAGAGCACCGGTAAGTCAACGCTCCTCAACACCATGTTTGGTGTGCAGTTTCCTGTCAGCAGCGGCAGATGCACAAGAGGAGCTTTCATGCTCTTCCTCAAAGTTGGAGAGGATTTGAAAAGTGAGTTAAACTGTGATTTTATTGTCCTCATTGACACAGAGGGTCTTAAGTCTCCTGATCTGGCACAACTAGAGGACAGTTACGAGCACGACAACCAGCTAGCAACCTTTGTCATTGGCTTGAGTGATGCCACCATTATCAACATAGCAATGGAAAACTCAGCAGAAATGAAAGATGTCCTGCAAATTACAGTGCACGCATTCTTGAGGATGAAAGAAATGGATGACAGAAAAAAGccagtttgtcattttgttcaCCAGAATGTTTCATCGGTTTCAGCTCATGACAAGAacatgacagaaagaaaacatctcctGGACCAACTCAATGAAATGACTCAAATTGCAgctgaaatggaaaagaaaccTTCTATCAAAGAGTTCACGGATGTGCTGGACTACGACATGGACAAGAACAACTGGAACATCCCACGACTCTGGCATGGAACTCCACCAATGGCACCAGTGAACACAGGTTACAGTGAAGCTGTGGCAGATTTCAAGAAAAATCTTTTGCAAACAGTGAAGAAGAACCCGTGCAATGAAGTGTTGCAGATCCCAGAGTTTCTGGAATGGATGAAGAGTCTCTGGCGGGCAGTGAAATATGAGAACTTCCTCTTTAGTTTCAGAAACCATCGTGTGGCTCATGCCTATGACAACTTGTGCACAGAGTTCAATCAGTGGGAATGGGAGTTCAGAAAAGAGATTCTGACCTGGCAAACACAAGCAGAGGTAGAAATCTTGAATGCTGACAATGAATCTGAGGTAGAAACTTGGAACAGATTAGttggaggaaaaaaatctgaggtgtcagacaaaataacagaccaacaaacaaaaatgaCTGGAAAACTCTCCGACTACTACAAGATGAAAGACAAACGAGCTCATCTAATAGAGAAATACAAAGAGGACTTTTTAAACAGTGTCAAAGGCCTTGGAGATGAAATCAAACATTCTGTGTGGGCAAACCTGGATTGCATCCTAGAACTAAAACTAAGTTTAAAAAAGGTTCAGGACATTCAGAGAGAATACAGAGGTGTGATTGAACAGAAGGTCATGAAGCTCCTGGGTGACTGTGACGCGTCAACTCTGACTGAGGAAGAGCTGACACAAGAGTTTGAAAAGATGTGGGCTGAAGCCACTGGAAACGTGTCCGGCCTGGAAGAGCGAGACATTGCAGCATGCGTCCTGAAGCAGCTGAGAAAAGACTTCTGTAATCAGAACGTCAATGAGGCTTTGCAGAAAGCAACAGACCTAAAGGAAATGGGGACAGGTCCATTTAAAACTAGACCTGATCACGTAGACACTCTTATGCAGAAGCACCAACATCTGTTGGAAGGAGATTTGCAGAGCGTTGCAGACAGAATCATTGACTCTTGTACAAGGTTTGTACGTGATAAGGTAAAGACCGATGGAGATTACCAGGACTCTTTCACAAAGGATCTTCTAAAACAAATTGATGAATCCCTTAAACAAGGTAACAAccatcacaaaacaaatatgCAGTTTGAGATTGACCTGAAACTTCACATTTGTGGCATCGCTTCAAGGGAATTTGTCAACATGCACAAAAGATTCTTGTCAGATAATAATCCACACACTCAGCTGGAAAAGTACAAGACTCAGTACCTGTCAGATTTTCTCGATTTATACAAAAACCACTGCCAACGCAAAGCCAAAGATTTTGTCCAGTCTTGTATCAAACCTGCAGTGAAACAGTTCATCTGTGGATCTCTGGGAGTAAACATTGTGGATCACATTCTGACAAGTTCCCATTCAGCAGAGTATAGTTCTCGCACAATCTTCCAGTACAACATTCAGGAAGAGTTGCTGCTACAGGAAGACTTCGAGAGTTTTGTCAGTTACATTGCTAACTATGAAATATATGTTAAGGATTGGATATTTGAGCAAATCCTGCAAAAGATGTCAGAGGACAAGACTTTGTGCAAACTGAGGAACAATAATCTACAAGTCATCTACAAAAAAATATCAGAAGCGATAGATCAGGCAGCAATAGGAGAGGATGGTGCTCCGCTGCCAGATAACAAGGAAAGCATCACAAAGCTAATCAGCAACATGCGCAAACATTTGATGAAAGACATCTCACTTTCAGTGGAGGCTGAAAAAAACACCTTGTTTCAAATCCAAAGCTCATGTGATTCATTCATCAAGTGTCTCAAGATCTCAATGAAGGAGTTGAAGGACCAACTGGAAGAGGAGTTCTCAAactctgatgacatcactgagacTCTGAACAAGCTTCCAATCAAACCACAGGATCAGCTTTTCAAGCGAGTGATTGGTTGTGGACGACAGTGTCCATTTTGTTATGCTCCCTGTGAGGCCGATGGCAAAGAACACACGCAGCATCATGCAGCCATTCATCGGCCACAAGGTCTTGGCAATATCAGTTATGAGTCAAATAAGAAGCTGGTTGATTCCCTGTGTACAACTGAAGTTCACAGTGATCGTTCATTCAGAAACTCAGACACGAAAGGGGAGTGGCATCCTTACAAGGACTACAACAAGTACTATCCAGACTGGATCATTCCTCCAGACCGCACCATAGAAGTATCTAACTACTGGAAGTACGTCCTGGTGAAATACAATGACAGATTTGCTGAAAAATATAAAGCCGAACCAGCTGATGTCCCAGAGGCCTGGAGGAAACTCACAAAGGAACAAGCTCTGAAGGGTTTGAACGACGCCTTCAACATGAAGTGA